One genomic region from Pseudoduganella dura encodes:
- a CDS encoding PEP-CTERM sorting domain-containing protein: MILKRILGTAAAAATLLWTCAANATLYNFTLGGDYSATWQLDSHRTPDLIIPGLGFTYADVVGTYANAVGDLADVSFFHGGFGGGLSLEDYYGGTYLVVTDGPQIYSGTEDSPVYVAGSWTLSEYQSTGSYTLTVSAVPEPATYGMLLAGVGLVGITLRRRRSS; encoded by the coding sequence ATGATACTGAAACGAATCCTGGGCACCGCCGCCGCCGCAGCGACACTCCTGTGGACCTGCGCGGCGAACGCGACACTGTACAATTTCACCCTCGGTGGCGACTACTCGGCGACCTGGCAGCTCGACTCCCACAGGACCCCGGACCTGATCATTCCCGGCCTGGGCTTCACCTATGCCGACGTGGTCGGCACGTACGCGAACGCGGTCGGCGATCTGGCCGATGTCAGCTTCTTCCATGGCGGATTCGGCGGCGGCCTGAGCCTCGAGGATTATTACGGCGGCACGTACCTGGTGGTTACCGACGGCCCGCAGATCTACAGCGGTACCGAGGACAGCCCGGTATATGTCGCCGGCAGCTGGACCCTGAGTGAATACCAGAGCACGGGCAGCTATACGCTGACCGTCTCGGCAGTGCCGGAACCGGCAACGTACGGCATGCTGCTTGCCGGCGTGGGCCTGGTCGGCATCACGCTGCGCCGCCGGCGTTCCAGCTGA
- the prfB gene encoding peptide chain release factor 2 (programmed frameshift) — translation MEAERINSLAAQLADLTARENELRRYLDFDVKSEKLEQLNAELEDAAVWNDPKKAQDMGREKKALEAIVDTLTKARSDLGDMAELFEMGKEEADDETLESVIADTAEIAKVIEGLEFRRMFNNPMDPNNCFVDIQAGAGGTEAQDWASMLLRQYVRYCERKGFKVEVMEQSDGEVAGIKTATLKVEGDYAYGHLRTETGVHRLVRKSPFDSANGRHTSFTSLFVYPEVDDSIEIEINPADLRIDTYRASGAGGQHINKTDSAVRLTHAPSGIVVQCQNDRSQHRNKAEAMEMLKAKLYEAELRKRMSEQQKLEDSKTDVGWGHQIRSYVLDQSRIKDLRTGFETGATKNVLDGDLDDFIAASLKQGV, via the exons ATGGAAGCAGAACGCATCAATTCCCTCGCCGCCCAGCTCGCTGACCTGACGGCCCGCGAGAACGAACTTCGGAGGTATCTT GACTTCGATGTGAAGTCGGAGAAACTGGAACAACTGAACGCCGAACTCGAAGACGCAGCGGTCTGGAACGACCCTAAAAAAGCCCAGGACATGGGCCGCGAAAAGAAAGCCCTCGAAGCCATCGTCGACACGCTGACGAAGGCGCGGAGCGACCTGGGCGACATGGCCGAGCTGTTCGAGATGGGCAAGGAAGAAGCCGACGACGAGACGCTCGAATCGGTCATCGCCGACACCGCCGAAATCGCCAAGGTCATCGAAGGCCTGGAATTCCGCCGGATGTTCAACAACCCGATGGACCCGAACAACTGCTTCGTCGACATCCAGGCCGGTGCCGGCGGTACCGAGGCCCAGGACTGGGCGTCGATGCTGCTGCGCCAGTACGTGCGCTATTGCGAACGCAAGGGCTTCAAGGTCGAGGTGATGGAACAGTCCGACGGCGAGGTGGCCGGCATCAAGACCGCCACGCTGAAGGTCGAGGGCGACTACGCCTACGGCCACCTGCGCACCGAAACCGGCGTGCACCGCCTGGTGCGCAAGTCGCCGTTCGACAGCGCCAACGGCCGCCACACGTCGTTCACGTCGCTGTTCGTCTACCCCGAGGTGGACGACTCGATCGAGATCGAGATCAACCCGGCCGACCTGCGCATCGACACGTACCGCGCTTCCGGTGCCGGCGGCCAGCACATCAACAAGACCGACTCCGCGGTGCGCCTGACGCACGCGCCGTCCGGCATTGTCGTGCAGTGCCAGAACGACCGCTCGCAGCACCGCAACAAGGCCGAGGCAATGGAAATGCTGAAAGCCAAGCTGTACGAAGCCGAGCTGCGCAAGCGCATGAGCGAGCAGCAGAAGCTCGAGGATTCGAAGACCGACGTGGGCTGGGGCCACCAGATCCGTTCCTACGTGCTGGACCAGTCGCGCATCAAGGACCTGCGGACCGGCTTCGAGACGGGCGCCACGAAGAACGTGCTGGACGGCGACCTGGACGATTTCATCGCCGCTTCCCTCAAGCAGGGTGTCTGA
- a CDS encoding IS1595 family transposase: MDPAGFVGLFQALTQEPLSDQQVVNLQEWLTVLSSHADCLGLIAQAAGQYPCPHCGCPRHHRCGQANGLQRYRCMGCNRSYNALTGTPLARLRHRDKWLSYLQCLLDSRTVRDAARHVAVARSTSFRWRHRFIAGVRRERPAQLSGVVEADETYLLELQKGSRQLNRPARRRGGKAARPGISRELDCILVARDRGRTTHEFVTGRGPVSARQLALHLLPVLSRDVLLISDGARAYGAFARAAHVTHEAINVRAGICARRAIHLNNVNGWHSRFKTWLRRFHGVASRYLANYTGWQRVLDAAERTLPAHWLRASVAENGR; the protein is encoded by the coding sequence ATGGACCCCGCTGGCTTTGTCGGACTGTTTCAAGCACTTACTCAAGAGCCGTTAAGCGATCAACAGGTAGTCAACCTGCAGGAGTGGCTCACTGTGTTGTCGTCGCATGCCGATTGCCTCGGCCTCATCGCACAGGCGGCCGGCCAATATCCTTGTCCGCATTGCGGATGCCCGCGGCATCACCGCTGCGGCCAGGCCAATGGCCTGCAACGGTATCGCTGCATGGGATGCAACCGCAGCTACAACGCACTGACTGGCACGCCGCTGGCACGGTTGCGGCATCGCGACAAATGGCTGTCGTATCTGCAGTGCCTGCTCGACTCGCGCACCGTGCGCGACGCCGCCCGGCACGTCGCCGTGGCCCGCTCGACGAGCTTCAGATGGCGTCACCGTTTTATCGCCGGGGTGCGCCGCGAGCGCCCTGCGCAGTTGTCAGGCGTCGTCGAAGCAGATGAGACCTATCTGCTGGAATTGCAAAAGGGTTCACGGCAGTTGAACCGCCCTGCGCGGCGGCGCGGCGGCAAGGCGGCACGCCCTGGCATCAGCCGCGAACTGGACTGCATCCTCGTGGCCCGCGACCGCGGCAGGACGACACACGAATTCGTTACCGGCCGCGGGCCCGTCAGTGCCAGACAGTTGGCGCTGCACCTATTGCCTGTATTGAGTCGTGACGTGCTGCTGATCAGTGACGGCGCAAGGGCCTATGGGGCATTCGCCCGAGCGGCCCATGTCACACACGAAGCCATCAACGTACGGGCCGGTATCTGCGCCCGGCGTGCGATCCACCTGAACAACGTCAACGGCTGGCACAGCCGCTTCAAGACCTGGTTGCGCCGCTTTCACGGCGTGGCGAGCCGCTATCTGGCCAACTACACCGGCTGGCAACGCGTGCTCGATGCTGCCGAACGAACCCTGCCGGCTCATTGGCTGCGAGCCAGTGTCGCCGAAAACGGTCGCTAG
- the lysS gene encoding lysine--tRNA ligase, translating into MTIENQAETQDQVPGQDDNKIIAERRAKLAAIREQGIAFPNDFRPEHKAADLAERYAGKTREELEAEPVAVVLAGRMMLKREAGKKAAFATLQDSSGKACDGRIQIYATLDATGEAAMEALRTYDLGDILGVKGTLFKTKTDELTIKVSELRLITKSLRPLPDKFHGLADQETKYRQRYVDLIMNEDTRRTFKARTAAISSIRRFMQDNEFMEVETPMLHTIPGGAAAKPFITHHNALDMQMFLRIAPELYLKRLVVGGFDRVFEINRNFRNEGVSIRHNPEFTMMEFYAAYTDYQWIMNFTEAVIRQAATDAHGSAVLTYGGRELDLSKPFHRLTIVGAINKFAPHYTNEQLDDAEFIKAELKKFGVKPHAHSGLGALQLALFEETAEAQLWEPTFIIDYPEEVSPLARASDTRKGITERFELFMVGREIANGFSELNDAEDQSARFLAQVAAKEAGDDEAMFYDADYIRALEYGMPPAGGCGIGIDRLIMLLTDSPNIRDVLLFPHLRKED; encoded by the coding sequence ATGACGATCGAAAACCAAGCGGAAACCCAGGACCAGGTACCGGGCCAGGACGACAACAAGATCATCGCCGAGCGCCGCGCCAAGCTCGCCGCGATCCGCGAACAGGGCATCGCCTTCCCGAACGACTTCCGCCCCGAGCACAAGGCGGCCGACCTGGCCGAGCGGTATGCCGGCAAGACGCGCGAGGAACTGGAAGCCGAACCGGTGGCCGTGGTGCTGGCCGGCCGCATGATGCTCAAGCGCGAAGCCGGCAAGAAGGCCGCGTTCGCGACGCTGCAGGATTCATCCGGCAAGGCCTGCGACGGCCGCATCCAGATCTACGCGACGCTGGACGCGACGGGCGAAGCGGCGATGGAAGCGCTGCGCACCTACGACCTGGGCGACATCCTGGGCGTGAAAGGCACGCTGTTCAAGACCAAGACCGATGAACTGACCATCAAGGTCTCCGAGCTGCGCCTGATCACCAAGTCGCTGCGCCCGCTGCCGGACAAGTTCCACGGCCTGGCCGACCAGGAAACCAAGTACCGCCAGCGCTACGTGGACCTGATCATGAACGAGGACACGCGCCGCACGTTCAAGGCCCGCACCGCCGCCATCTCGTCGATCCGCCGCTTCATGCAGGACAACGAGTTCATGGAAGTGGAAACGCCGATGCTGCACACCATCCCTGGCGGCGCGGCGGCGAAACCGTTCATCACGCACCACAACGCGCTGGACATGCAGATGTTCCTGCGCATCGCGCCGGAGCTGTACCTGAAGCGCCTGGTCGTGGGCGGCTTCGACCGCGTGTTCGAGATCAACCGCAACTTCCGCAACGAGGGCGTGTCGATCCGTCACAATCCCGAGTTCACGATGATGGAGTTCTACGCGGCGTACACGGACTACCAGTGGATCATGAACTTCACCGAAGCCGTGATCCGCCAGGCCGCCACCGACGCGCATGGCTCGGCCGTGCTGACCTACGGCGGCCGCGAGCTGGACCTGTCGAAGCCGTTCCACCGCCTGACGATCGTCGGTGCGATCAACAAGTTCGCGCCGCATTACACGAACGAGCAGCTGGACGATGCCGAGTTCATCAAGGCCGAACTGAAGAAGTTCGGCGTGAAGCCGCACGCGCACTCGGGCCTGGGCGCGCTGCAGCTGGCGCTGTTCGAGGAAACCGCCGAGGCGCAGCTGTGGGAGCCGACGTTCATCATCGATTACCCGGAAGAAGTGTCGCCGCTGGCGCGCGCATCGGACACCCGCAAGGGCATCACCGAGCGCTTCGAGCTGTTCATGGTGGGCCGCGAAATCGCCAACGGCTTCTCCGAGCTGAACGACGCGGAAGACCAGTCGGCCCGTTTCCTGGCCCAGGTAGCCGCCAAGGAAGCCGGCGACGATGAAGCGATGTTCTACGACGCCGACTACATCCGCGCGCTGGAATACGGCATGCCACCGGCCGGCGGCTGCGGCATCGGCATCGACCGCCTGATCATGCTGCTCACCGACTCGCCGAACATCCGCGACGTGCTGCTGTTCCCGCATCTGCGCAAGGAAGACTGA
- a CDS encoding HAD family hydrolase — protein sequence MTSPNPRAFIFDMDGTIVDNMAFHTKSWVAFFERRGHEIDPDDFFRATAGRQGHEIMRTYLGSELTNEATALLDAEKEELYRELYAPHLETVAGFDQFIETAQEQDVRLAVATAAPPANIVFTLDGLDLRRHFDAVVGAGDVARGKPNPDVFLLAAERCGTAPEHCIVFEDAPLGVEAARRAGMRAVVLTTTLPAEAFAEFDNVICVARDFSELDIEALFAGRPAATNNIQQAQ from the coding sequence ATGACGAGCCCGAATCCCCGCGCCTTCATCTTCGACATGGATGGCACGATCGTCGACAACATGGCGTTCCACACGAAGTCGTGGGTCGCCTTCTTCGAGCGGCGCGGCCACGAGATCGACCCGGACGATTTCTTCCGGGCGACCGCCGGCCGCCAGGGCCATGAAATCATGCGCACCTACCTCGGCAGCGAGCTGACGAACGAAGCCACGGCACTGCTCGACGCCGAGAAGGAAGAGCTGTACCGCGAGCTGTATGCGCCGCACCTGGAAACGGTGGCCGGCTTCGACCAGTTCATCGAAACCGCGCAGGAGCAGGATGTGCGCCTGGCCGTGGCCACGGCCGCGCCGCCGGCCAACATCGTGTTCACGCTCGATGGCCTCGACCTGCGCCGCCACTTCGACGCGGTCGTCGGCGCCGGCGACGTGGCCCGCGGCAAGCCGAATCCGGACGTGTTCCTGCTTGCGGCCGAGCGCTGCGGCACCGCGCCCGAGCACTGCATCGTGTTCGAGGATGCGCCGCTGGGCGTGGAAGCGGCGCGCCGCGCCGGCATGCGCGCCGTGGTGCTGACCACCACGCTGCCGGCCGAGGCGTTCGCCGAATTCGACAACGTGATCTGCGTCGCACGCGACTTCTCCGAGCTCGACATCGAAGCGCTGTTCGCCGGCCGTCCCGCTGCCACCAACAACATTCAACAAGCACAGTAA
- the pelA gene encoding pectate lyase encodes MSTLALATAGCTALPAVEPPAPMLSQQRNPIGTALDSYKRWLSRNRDPAAALDDDKALADNIVSWQMPHGGFYKMPAWYQAKWDGVAPRSGWSGADGVELGTIDNGATVAEILVLADVYGRSGNPAYRYSARKALEFLLAMQYPSGGFPQVYPARTGTLYSNLVTFNDNAMIRVLKLLDDAAGRKAPFAGDFFTTAQRERMHAAIDRAVDFILKAQIVQDGVKTVWCAQHDPVTYAPATGRSYELPSKSGQESVLIIAFLMSRPQTPAVAGAARSGIAWYRRGAVQMKDTAFDPAATRPACANPFVHRPGVTAWYRFYDLATDRGFFSGRLPTDRPPGVGKQYDIMKIGAESRYTYQWGGDYGTRIFGYADRVGY; translated from the coding sequence TTGTCCACACTGGCTCTGGCGACCGCCGGCTGTACCGCCTTGCCGGCCGTGGAACCGCCGGCCCCGATGCTTTCGCAGCAGCGCAACCCGATCGGCACGGCGCTCGATTCGTACAAGCGCTGGCTCAGCCGCAACCGCGACCCGGCTGCCGCGCTCGACGACGACAAGGCACTGGCGGACAACATCGTTTCCTGGCAGATGCCGCATGGCGGCTTCTACAAGATGCCCGCATGGTACCAGGCGAAGTGGGACGGCGTGGCGCCGCGCTCCGGCTGGTCGGGTGCGGACGGCGTGGAGCTGGGCACCATCGACAATGGCGCCACCGTGGCCGAGATCCTGGTGCTGGCCGACGTCTACGGCCGCAGCGGCAACCCGGCCTATCGCTACAGCGCCCGCAAGGCGCTCGAATTCCTGCTGGCGATGCAGTACCCGTCGGGTGGTTTTCCCCAGGTGTATCCGGCGCGCACCGGCACCCTGTACTCGAACCTGGTTACCTTCAACGACAACGCGATGATCCGCGTGCTGAAACTGCTCGACGACGCTGCCGGTCGAAAAGCACCGTTCGCCGGCGATTTTTTCACGACGGCGCAGCGCGAACGCATGCATGCGGCGATCGACAGGGCGGTCGACTTCATCCTGAAAGCCCAGATCGTGCAGGATGGCGTCAAGACGGTCTGGTGCGCCCAGCACGATCCGGTCACCTACGCGCCCGCAACGGGGCGGTCGTACGAATTGCCATCGAAAAGCGGCCAGGAATCCGTGTTGATCATCGCATTCCTGATGAGCCGGCCGCAGACGCCGGCGGTGGCCGGCGCGGCCAGGTCCGGCATCGCATGGTACCGGCGCGGTGCGGTGCAGATGAAAGACACGGCATTCGATCCCGCCGCCACGCGGCCGGCGTGTGCGAATCCCTTCGTCCACCGGCCCGGCGTCACCGCCTGGTACCGCTTCTATGACCTGGCCACCGACAGGGGCTTCTTCAGCGGCCGCCTGCCGACCGATCGTCCGCCCGGCGTGGGCAAGCAGTACGACATCATGAAGATCGGGGCCGAGAGCCGGTACACGTACCAGTGGGGCGGGGATTACGGCACGCGGATTTTCGGCTACGCGGATCGGGTCGGATATTGA
- a CDS encoding choice-of-anchor X domain-containing protein, with protein sequence MKIPDRLSTAAGRAVIAAVLAALVPPHGTARAQAVPVAVNQPATVSAPVVPGATALELPFAVAGADGVRIELIVPVDGATMTLVDPAGNVAVAPGDRRVTFRPGARNTPPLPGGVFEVAELPDPADGTWTIRLVFPAAVQKTVALGTIFARSRYAVGVTVERDTLLVGEDVSLGLLVLDDGQPITGLFPTIAVAGGAPRRAADDGRGGDGKAGDGVYSIDHTFTAPGGYTVTGKVQFATPKGTIRRTAAAQVKAVAPLLDNARIALATRQGADGCVAALQVDFDFNVRKAARYATLIRLTAPNGKSIDVRKSADFGVGTGTATAAYKAADIRRRLGVDGPYSVALVDALELGEDAFTLAYRKRAAGTFDASLAQLCADAIARQPR encoded by the coding sequence ATGAAAATCCCCGATCGACTCAGCACAGCCGCCGGCCGCGCGGTGATCGCCGCCGTGCTGGCGGCGCTCGTCCCGCCCCACGGTACCGCGCGGGCGCAGGCCGTGCCGGTGGCGGTGAACCAGCCGGCCACGGTGTCGGCCCCGGTGGTGCCGGGCGCGACGGCGCTCGAGCTCCCGTTTGCCGTGGCCGGCGCCGACGGTGTGCGCATCGAGCTGATCGTGCCGGTCGACGGCGCCACGATGACACTGGTCGATCCGGCCGGCAACGTGGCCGTGGCACCCGGCGACCGGCGCGTGACATTCCGCCCCGGCGCGCGGAACACACCGCCGCTGCCGGGCGGCGTGTTCGAGGTCGCCGAACTGCCGGACCCGGCGGATGGCACATGGACGATCCGCCTGGTCTTCCCCGCCGCCGTGCAAAAAACCGTGGCGCTGGGCACGATCTTCGCGCGCTCGCGTTATGCGGTCGGCGTGACGGTGGAGCGCGACACGCTGCTCGTCGGCGAAGATGTGTCGCTGGGCCTGCTGGTGCTCGACGACGGCCAGCCGATCACCGGGCTGTTCCCGACCATCGCGGTCGCCGGCGGCGCGCCGCGGCGGGCTGCCGACGATGGCCGGGGCGGCGATGGCAAAGCCGGTGACGGCGTGTACAGCATCGATCACACGTTCACGGCGCCGGGCGGCTACACGGTAACCGGCAAGGTGCAGTTCGCCACGCCGAAAGGCACGATCCGCCGCACCGCGGCCGCGCAGGTGAAGGCCGTGGCGCCGCTGCTGGACAATGCCCGCATCGCACTCGCCACCCGGCAAGGAGCCGACGGCTGCGTGGCCGCGCTGCAGGTGGACTTCGACTTCAACGTGCGCAAGGCGGCACGCTATGCCACGCTGATCCGGCTGACGGCGCCGAACGGCAAGTCGATCGACGTGCGCAAGTCGGCCGACTTCGGCGTCGGCACCGGCACGGCCACGGCCGCATACAAGGCCGCCGACATCCGCCGCAGGCTGGGCGTGGACGGCCCCTACTCCGTGGCGCTGGTCGACGCGCTGGAACTGGGCGAGGACGCATTCACGCTGGCCTACCGCAAGCGCGCCGCGGGCACGTTCGACGCCAGCCTCGCGCAGCTGTGCGCCGATGCGATCGCGCGGCAGCCGCGATGA
- a CDS encoding bifunctional 2',3'-cyclic-nucleotide 2'-phosphodiesterase/3'-nucleotidase, with protein MKTPVLICLPVLLAGCAALPGADSQADSQAVSQADPHARPQAIPAGTQASFAVLETTDLHGNVVSYDYYKLAPEPSLGLERTATLIARARAQFPNNVLLDNGDTIQGTALSDYQAVVQPLDCGETLAMYKAFNALGYDGTGIGNHDFNYGLAFLNQVSGSRFDVEGVDAAKRCAGPKFPQVLANVLSAKSGRPLFAPYAIIDKRITATAPDGRQVPVTLRVGIIGFTPPTILIWDKRWLEGKVTTEGVRETAQRYVPEMRARGADLVVAISHGGLDAAPYSPTMENGSWHLAQVPGIDAMLIGHSHQVFPNAASAVPQFDLPGVDKAKGLVHGVPTVMAGLWGKHLGVIGLSLAWNGKAWVVDKTRTAVEARPIQAGPDIVPGDPAIAPLVRAEHEATIRYVKTAIGKTAFRMSTYFADVGDVSAIQVVNQAQAAYLRDYVKANLPHYAQLPVLSVSSPFKTGSAGVTDYTDVQAGGIALNNAADLYLYPNALYGVKVSGAGLKAWLEKAAGRFNTIDPRRAEPQELVNAGFPGYNFDVPSSDELRYEIDITQPPGKRIRNLRFRGAALDPAQEFLVATNNYRASGGGAFPGLDGSSTVVAAPDNNRDVLIEYIRRQGQLTRAANGASRSWRFAPVTTKGPVVFRAAPGKEALAREAGLANVRELRGDDGGGKGFALYAIDLAR; from the coding sequence ATGAAAACTCCAGTCCTGATCTGCCTGCCGGTATTGCTGGCCGGCTGCGCCGCGTTGCCTGGCGCCGATTCTCAAGCTGATTCTCAAGCTGTTTCTCAAGCTGATCCGCACGCCCGTCCCCAGGCTATCCCGGCCGGCACGCAGGCCTCGTTTGCCGTGCTTGAAACGACCGACCTGCACGGCAATGTCGTCAGCTACGACTATTACAAGCTCGCCCCCGAACCGTCGCTGGGCCTGGAACGCACCGCCACGCTGATCGCGCGGGCCCGCGCCCAGTTCCCGAACAATGTGCTGCTCGATAACGGCGACACGATCCAGGGTACCGCGCTGTCGGACTACCAGGCGGTCGTGCAGCCGCTCGATTGCGGCGAAACGCTGGCGATGTACAAGGCGTTCAACGCGCTGGGCTACGACGGCACCGGCATCGGCAACCACGATTTTAATTACGGCCTCGCTTTCCTGAACCAGGTATCGGGCAGCCGCTTCGATGTCGAAGGCGTCGACGCGGCAAAGCGGTGCGCCGGGCCGAAGTTCCCGCAGGTGCTGGCGAACGTGCTCAGCGCGAAGTCGGGCCGGCCCCTGTTCGCGCCGTACGCGATCATCGACAAGCGCATCACCGCGACCGCGCCGGATGGCCGGCAGGTGCCGGTGACGCTGCGCGTGGGCATCATCGGTTTCACGCCGCCGACCATCCTCATATGGGACAAGCGCTGGCTCGAAGGCAAGGTCACCACGGAAGGCGTGCGCGAAACGGCGCAGCGCTACGTGCCGGAAATGCGCGCCAGGGGGGCCGACCTCGTGGTGGCGATCTCGCACGGCGGCCTCGATGCCGCCCCTTACTCGCCGACGATGGAGAACGGCAGCTGGCACCTTGCCCAGGTGCCGGGCATCGACGCGATGCTGATCGGCCATTCGCACCAGGTGTTCCCGAACGCGGCGAGTGCCGTGCCGCAGTTCGACCTGCCGGGCGTGGACAAGGCGAAAGGCCTGGTGCACGGCGTGCCCACCGTGATGGCGGGCCTGTGGGGCAAGCACCTGGGCGTGATCGGCCTTTCGCTGGCGTGGAACGGCAAGGCCTGGGTGGTCGACAAGACGCGCACCGCGGTCGAAGCACGGCCGATCCAGGCCGGGCCCGACATCGTGCCAGGCGACCCGGCCATCGCGCCGCTGGTCCGGGCCGAGCACGAGGCGACGATCCGTTACGTGAAAACGGCGATCGGCAAGACCGCTTTCCGCATGTCCACGTACTTCGCGGACGTGGGCGACGTCAGCGCGATCCAGGTCGTCAACCAGGCGCAGGCGGCCTACCTGCGCGATTACGTGAAGGCGAACCTGCCGCACTATGCGCAATTGCCAGTGTTGTCCGTTTCGTCGCCGTTCAAGACGGGGTCGGCCGGCGTGACCGACTACACGGACGTGCAGGCCGGCGGCATCGCGCTGAACAATGCCGCCGACCTGTACCTGTATCCGAACGCGCTGTACGGCGTGAAGGTCAGCGGCGCCGGCCTGAAGGCGTGGCTGGAAAAGGCGGCGGGGCGCTTCAACACGATCGATCCGCGGCGCGCGGAGCCGCAGGAACTCGTGAATGCCGGCTTCCCCGGCTATAACTTCGACGTGCCCTCCAGCGACGAGCTGCGCTACGAGATCGACATCACGCAGCCACCCGGCAAGCGGATCCGGAACCTGCGGTTCCGCGGCGCCGCGCTCGATCCCGCGCAGGAATTCCTCGTCGCGACCAATAACTACCGCGCCAGCGGCGGCGGGGCGTTCCCGGGCCTGGACGGCAGCAGCACCGTCGTGGCCGCGCCGGACAACAACCGCGATGTGCTGATCGAATACATCCGCAGGCAGGGGCAGCTGACCCGCGCGGCCAACGGCGCCAGCCGCAGCTGGCGTTTCGCGCCGGTGACGACGAAGGGGCCGGTGGTGTTCCGTGCCGCGCCGGGCAAGGAAGCGCTGGCGCGCGAGGCCGGGCTGGCGAACGTGCGCGAACTGCGCGGCGACGACGGCGGCGGCAAGGGTTTCGCGCTGTACGCGATCGACCTGGCGCGATGA